Proteins encoded together in one Myxocyprinus asiaticus isolate MX2 ecotype Aquarium Trade chromosome 21, UBuf_Myxa_2, whole genome shotgun sequence window:
- the LOC127412014 gene encoding solute carrier family 25 member 16-like isoform X2 — protein sequence MTAEAVSSGGQTQIPAPVQKDYYYFFRSFVAGGVAGCCAKATIAPLDRVKILLQAQNPHYNHLGVFATLKAVPKKEGFLGLYKGNGAMMIRIFPYGAIQFMAFDSYKKFLSTQLGISGHIHRLMAGSMAGMTAVICTYPLDVIRARLAFQVTGEHRYTGIRNAFQTIYLKEGGISGFYRGLTPTIIGMAPYAGFSFFTFGTLKTLGLTHFPELLGKPSLDNADVLVLKTHVNLLCGGIAGAIAQTISYPLDVARRRMQLGTSLPDYDKCL from the exons ATGACAGCGGAGGCCGTGTCCTCAGGAGGTCAGACTCAGATCCCAGCCCCTGTTCAGAAGGACTACTACTACTTTTTCCGCTCTTTCGTAGCAGGAG GTGTTGCAGGTTGCTGTGCCAAGGCCACCATAGCGCCTCTGGATAGAGTGAAAATTTTACTACAAGCTCAAAATCCTCATTACAATCACCTTG GAGTGTTTGCCACACTTAAGGCTGTGCCAAAAAAGGAGGGTTTCCTTGGACTATACAAAGGAAATGGGGCTATGATGATCAGGATTTTTCCATATGGAGCCATTCAGTTTATGGCTTTTGATAGCTATAAAAAG TTCCTTAGCACACAACTTGGAATATCTGGTCACATTCACCGGCTTATGGCAGGATCTATGGCAG GAATGACTGCAGTTATTTGCACTTATCCACTTGATGTGATCCGAGCTCGCTTGGCATTTCAAGTTACAGGAGAGCATCGATACACTGGCATACGAAATGCCTTCCAGACTATTTACCTTAAG GAAGGAGGAATCTCTGGGTTCTACCGTGGTCTGACCCCCACGATAATTGGCATGGCTCCATATGCAG gattttcttttttcacgTTTGGTACATTGAAAACTCTGGGACTTACTCACTTTCCAGAACTCCTAGGCAAGCCGTCTCTTGACAACGCTGATGTTTTAGTGCTGAAGACTCACGTCAATCTGTTGTGTGGTGGAATTGCAGGAGCGATTGCTCAAACTATAtc